A genomic stretch from Dama dama isolate Ldn47 chromosome 10, ASM3311817v1, whole genome shotgun sequence includes:
- the TMEM265 gene encoding transmembrane protein 265, whose amino-acid sequence MEDEENAAESLVCNTEAACSPSPIRCCWLRLRCLAATSIICGCSCLGIVALVFAIKAEERHKAGRLEEAVHWGARARRFILASFAVWLTVLVLGPLLLWLVSYAIAQAE is encoded by the exons ATGGAGGACGAGGAGAATGCAGCGGAGAGCCTGGTGTGCAACACGGAAGCTGCTTGTTCTCCATCCCCCATTCGCTGCTGCTGGCTCCGCCTCCGCTGCTTAGCAGCTACTAGCATTATATGTGGCTGCTCTTGCCTGGGAATAGTGGCCCTTGTGTTTGCCATCAAG GCGGAAGAGCGGCATAAGGCAGGCCGGTTGGAGGAGGCAGTGCACTGGGGGGCCCGGGCCCGGAGGTTCATCCTGGCCAGCTTTGCCGTCTGGCTCACTGTCCTCGTTCTGGGCCCCCTGCTTCTATGGCTGGTCTCCTACGCCATCGCGCAGGCTGAGTGA